One window of Camelina sativa cultivar DH55 chromosome 4, Cs, whole genome shotgun sequence genomic DNA carries:
- the LOC104781834 gene encoding agamous-like MADS-box protein AGL29 has protein sequence MXDSVADRFLKEYDDNDDSDSGDEEGRGRRTRPKLKRMSERLDTLNQEIEAEKKRGEKAQEKLESAGDRRFKKSIEALTLEELNEYKDKLETVHDRVQSDASRIQASSDLVLLSNDKKSGLV, from the coding sequence ATGTNCGATTCTGTTGCAGATCGATTCTTGAAGGaatatgatgataatgatgattcaGATAGTGGcgatgaagaaggaagaggtcGTCGTACTAGACCTAAACTGAAGAGGATGAGTGAACGTCTTGATACGCTCAACCAAGAGAttgaagctgagaagaaacGAGGCGAAAAGGCTCAAGAGAAGCTTGAGTCTGCTGGGGATAGGAGATTCAAGAAGTCCATCGAGGCGCTTACTCTCGAGGAACTCAATGAATACAAAGACAAGCTTGAGACAGTCCATGATAGGGTCCAAAGTGATGCCAGTCGCATTCAGGCTTCGTCTGATCTCGTACTTCTCTCCAACGATAAGAAGAGCGGACTTGTTTAA
- the LOC104781835 gene encoding high mobility group B protein 14-like encodes MTKKAPNSGLSRPLSPSCSGGSNRNAELAVKSSENVRRSTRLRLQPLRKPNISQKKKPVKLRSKMPKKPPTAFFYFLEDFRKQYQEQNPEVKSMHEIGKSCGEKWKSMIYEEKVKYYDIATVKREEFHREMTEYNKRMELGEHDESETDSDYS; translated from the exons atgacTAAGAAAGCTCCCAATTCAGGGTTATCGCGGCCTTTGTCTCCGTCGTGCAGCGGAGGCTCTAATCG gAACGCAGAGTTAGCTGTGAAGTCAAGTGAAAATGTGAGAAGGTCTACAAGATTGAGACTTCAGCCGTTGAGAAAGCCAAATATAAGCCAGAAGAAGAAACCTGTTAAACTTCGTTCTAAGATGCCTAAGAAACCTCCCActgctttcttttatttctt GGAGGATTTCCGGAAGCAATATCAAGAGCAGAATCCGGAGGTCAAGTCCATGCATGAG ATTGGGAAGTCATGTGGAGAGAAATGGAAATCAATGATATACGAG GAAAAGGTAAAGTATTATGATATAGCCACTGTGAAGAGGGAAGAGTTTCACAGAGAAATGACAGAATATAACAAGAGAATG GAATTAGGTGAACACGATGAATCAGAGACTGACTCAGATTATTCTTAA
- the LOC104781837 gene encoding uncharacterized protein At2g34460, chloroplastic-like yields MATSLLLRHSSAVFFTQSSRFFTKNNSFRSFTSIKMERGEASKEEAKTKKVFVAGATGNTGKRIVEQLLSRGFAVKAGVRDVEKAKTSFKEDPSLQIVRADVTEGPVKLAEAIGDDSQAVICATGFRPGFDIFTPWKVDNFGTVNLVDACRKQGVERFVLISSILVNGAAMGQILNPAYIFLNLFGLTLVAKLQAEKYIRSSGINYTIVRPGGLKNDPPTGNVVMEPEDTMYEGSISRDLVAEVAVEALLNEESSFKVVEIVARAEAPKRSYKDLFASVKGR; encoded by the exons ATGGCAACATCTTTGCTTCTCAGACATTCATCAGCTGTCTTCTTCACTCAGTCTTCTCGCTTCTTCACCAAGAACAACTCTTTTCGTTCCTTCACTTCcatcaag ATGGAAAGAGGTGAAGCaagtaaagaagaagctaagacAAAGAAAGTGTTTGTCGCCGGAGCTACTGGAAATACCGGGAAGAGGATTGTGGAGCAGTTGTTGTCCCGTGGCTTTGCCGTCAAAGCTGGTGTTCGTGACGTAGAGAAGGCTAAAACATCTTTCAAAGAGGACCCTTCTCTTCAGATC GTTAGAGCAGACGTGACAGAAGGTCCTGTGAAGCTAGCTGAAGCTATAGGTGATGATTCTCAGGCTGTGATTTGTGCCACAGGGTTTCGTCCCGGGTTTGATATATTCACTCCTTGGAAAGTCGATAACTTCGGGACAGTGAATCTTGTGGATGCTTGCCGTAAACAAGGAGTGGAAAGGTTTGTTCTTATAAGCTCAATCTTGGTGAATGGAGCTGCAATGGGACAGATACTGAACCCTGCTTACATATTCCTCAACCTCTTTGGACTAACTCTGGTCGCTAAGCTTCAAGCTGAGAAGTATATCAGAAGCTCTGGCATCAACTATACTATAGTAAGGCCCGGTGGTCTTAAAAACGATCCTCCAACTGGAAATGTTGTCATGGAGCCAGAG GATACTATGTATGAAGGGAGCATATCCAGAGACCTGGTCGCAGAAGTTGCTGTGGAAGCTTTGCTTAACGAGGAATCATCTTTCAAGGTTGTGGAGATAGTTGCTCGTGCTGAAGCTCCAAAACGTTCCTATAAAGATCTATTTGCCTCTGTTAAAGGACGTTAA
- the LOC104781836 gene encoding urease accessory protein G, with protein sequence FADNLAANFSRELADYIIYIIDVSAGDKIPRKGGPGITQADLLVINKTDLAVAVGADLSVMERDALRMRDGGPFVFAQVKHGLGVEEIVNHVMHSWEHATGKKRQ encoded by the exons TTTGCAGATAATTTAGCTGCTAATTTCAGCAGAGAACTTGCTGACTATATCATCTACATCATCGATGTATCGGCTGGTGATAAAATACCCCGTAAAGGTGGCCCTGGAATCACTCAAGCTGATCTTCTG GTGATAAACAAGACAGACCTTGCAGTAGCTGTTGGAGCTGACTTATCTGTTATGGAAAGGGATGCGCTACGCATGCGTGATGGAGGGCCATTTGTCTTTGCTCAG GTGAAGCATGGGCTTGGGGTCGAGGAAATCGTGAACCATGTCATGCACTCATGGGAACATGCAACCGGGAAGAAGCGCCAGTGA